Part of the Bicyclus anynana chromosome 3, ilBicAnyn1.1, whole genome shotgun sequence genome is shown below.
TTTTCATAAATCCTACactaaccatggatttttctgggataaaatgtagcttataTGTTGTTAAATCTCCTATATCTTATATTGaatgtcccattaaaatcgattcagacaaacagacagacgaaaattaaagaaaagttagtcttttaatattttgtgtaaataaatacagttagtgtaatttttttttaagagattatttaattatttattcagccaacaacaaatacatattaataataaaattaaactacgaattaccaaataaaatgtaaagaattattttaaaatcacaattttatttaaatatatgtttaacTGATTTTAATTGACACAATTTCCCTACATTTTGAATAATGcatattattttgattgtttttgaTAACCAAAAAATTCATTGTCACAGGCAGAAAAGTTTTTGAACACAAAAGATTTGAAATATGAGGAACAGGATCTACTGGTGCTGTGGCAAGATGCATATGTGGTGCAAAAGCAAGAGGAATATGCCGCTAGGAAAGACAACAaggataagaaaaaaaaaaaccaggaCAAAGAGGTAACCTGCCCTTCTACTTTTAACCTTACAGCCATGCCACTGGCATAtatttttcaaccgacgaaagacAGACAGTTTAacaatttgatgtttttttttatgtatacttacttttttatctatacttacttacacataactttttattgagtagtctgatttcgatattttttttttaattacaaagagGTATATTTCGGATTAAGtaccaaatacattttttaattgacCATAACAGGTTGGATGATATGGAATCATGTCATGTACCACCAGTACAACGTCGGCCCTGGAACCCCAGTTATACAcctcactatcaacccatattcggctcactgctgagctcgagtctcctcagaatgcggattggcagacttcacgcagagaaataaaaaaattatctgatgtgcaggtttcctcacaatgttttccttcaccgtttgagacacgtgatatttaatttcttaaaatgcacacaacttaaaagttggaggtgcatgccccggaccggatgcaaacctacgccctccagaatcggaggcagaggtcatatccactgggctatcacgtctcacctacataacaataatttacttaaaactAATTTCAACATAATAAAGAAGGGTGAAGAGCTCCATATTCGCACAAGATTAATGTGGCTACTCGGCAGTCACTCTAGACTATCGCTTAATAACAAAGTACTAGTGTACAAGAGCGTTCTAAAACCACAGTTGTGGATCACAGCCAGTCATTCCAATATAGAAATACTCCAGAGATACCAGAACCTAGTATACTGCAGAATAAACTCTCTGGTTCACTAAAACACTGAACACTCCCTGGTTCACTGAAACACCAGACATTAATATCTTGAAATGCATACAGTCAaggaagaaataacaaaaaacgcaATAAAACACAAGCAGACGCTAGAGCACACAGTCTTGTCAAATTGCTAATAACACCTGGTACGTCTTACCAAGGCTAAAGCGATCCACCATGAAAGAGTTGTGTGGTGGACCAAGTAATGTACATAACAAGAAGAGGAGATTAATGTAGCGACCTCCAACCTAAAAAAAATCCTCTTCTATCAAAAAATCAGTTTATAGTCTATGACTATCAAACACCCGCTTTGTTTgcttgaaattctgtttttcataaatcctgtGGGAAGATTGGCTTTGTGTGAAACAATTGGTGTATGTTCTGCCCCAGGGTCCAATTTATTTATGTCTTTGGAatggtttagctgtgaaaagatAAGGGACGgatatttataatgttagtatggatttgaatttttatttatgactttCAGCAAACTGAAAAGAAGGAGGAGTTCAAGTTGCCGAAGGGGACGGTGATGCACTTCAGTCAGGGCCACGACAAGATGACGCGGGAAGATATTAAGGAAGCCCTCAAACCTTTTGGTAAAGAGATACATTATTGAGCCTTGTTTTCAGTCCTTAAGGTTaaagctcagaccaatttaATTAGGTCCGGCatcgctagacattacttttatgtcaaagtatatgtatatgatcaacgatctaatgcgattataaaaactgtctctatattatatatatttttaatgtttgtccgttaaagagctccatataaatacctttttatgtagttcaatggtaaaaaataattgggtttagtataagataatctaagtttgttcatttgttaataagataattttatttgtgaatttgggtgcaatatgtaattagtctgagggttAAAGTTATTACTTGTAAGAGTCAActgcatatttttattattactaataaattgtttctttgttttaaatgaaaacttCTTTACCGCATTGGGCACATTTTGGCAGGGGGTAATCTTTAGGTTACGTTGTAGGTTTTTGACACTATTTGTATgggttaaattgtaagcagtatgttgCGGTTCAAAATCTATCtacagttcacaatctcgcaAATTAATCTATAAACTAtcagtatttacaattttatggtGGCTTAGACAATGACTTTTTCTCTTCTATTGTCAGACTATAACTGCCTAAATTGTCAGACTATAACTGCAGCCTATTCtaaatataaagaatatttagaATAGGCTgcaactaggtaggtacttcaacTTCAGtaggtgaggattgaaccacaaCCTGTCAGTAATGAGTCCAGcccttttttcattttattctttttaagtcagctcttgactgcaatctcacctgatggtaattgatgacgctatctaaaatggaagcgagcTGATTTGTTAGACGTgtgattaaaatccacacccaattcgggttctacacgacatcgtaccggaacgctaaatcgcttgacagtACGTCGAATTGTTAAATCTCAAAGTGAAGTACTTAAAAACacacatttgtttttattattccaGAAGGCACAGTCGCATACGTCGATTTCAAAGTCGGCGATTCGGAAGGCTGGGTGCGCATGGCACAGGAAAACTTTGCTAAGGAGATAATGGAAAAAATTCCAGATGGAAAAATCAAAATTGGGGAGTCAGAAGTAGTTTTCCGACTCCTGGAAGGCGAAGAGGAAACTGCATACCTAGATAAGTCTATCGAGGAAATGTCGAAAAGGCGCAAAAATACTAAACAGTTTAAGCACAATAATAAGGGTAAGAACTTCAAAGGAAAACAGAATAGGAAGCGGAAGCAAGATCAGTCTGATGATGCGCCGCCAGCCAAAGTGAAGGCTGACAGTTAGTGACGGTGTAGTTTTCAAAAGGTTATTGACTCCTGAcacaagtaaaataatattacacaggtaataaaaaaatatacaatagacAAAGATAGCTTGGCTTCTTAAATAAACTGTAACGTTAAATGGATGCCACTTTATGTTTATGTGAGCgaaaaaatagctcacaacgcgttggggtcacagtaaaacatccacatggcgaaattCATGTTTTGGCTCTAATGGAAACGCGCACGAAATGTTGTGGCAATGAAGAAAAGCCATGACGCGTATGGAATATTATATGATTACTACGCACACTACTTTGGCGACTAACGGCTTTAAtaaatacgccactggcttggcaccgccttcaatgtGATCAGAAGTTAATTTTCACTATTTGATCAGCCACAACATGAATTTCGCTACTTGGTCTTTTTGTGATTGCCACAACACGTGCGCGTTTTCATTAGagccataacacgaatttcgccatgtggatgttttactgtgatcacaacgcgttgtgagctatttttccgcttactgagcgtaacatatatatgtatagtgtgACTTATatgagtagaaaataaatgagagtgCTGTAGTCAAATTATTACTGTCATTCATATGGTAACCCTGTGTTCTGTCATGCACTTGAGATTGCAACTTACTTGATAATAGTTCATATTTCACTTGAATTGATTGTTCTATACATGTGTACttattttaaagaggatgatattttaatttttttatttaaattatttgcttgtgtctaacataaataaattattttttattaaataataaaaatgaatatttatattatttaataaaaatacttactatcTAGCTTTGAAGTAAGCATCACTTGTTGTGGGTATTAAGATTTTaagatttacatattttattaaattgaaaaaaattcaagtcaATGTCATCATCTAATAAATGatgtttattgtaatttgtcTGATAATTATCCAAATTTCCACTatgattttaaattcaaaattcaatttcaagtaggctcagtttacaagcacttttgacacgtcagttgactatttgtaaagattctaccaccttTAATAATCTCTGACTAACtaagttatcctaataactatacaaatcatgcccacatggAATGGTGTTAATTAATAATCTGAATAAAATCCGAAGAAACTCAATAATTATTGGTTGCTCTATAATTATGAGATCTTTGTGATAATGACAATAACTGTGGTGTTGCCATACAGTGAGTTTgttagttccatttttatgaaCTTCTATTCTTTTATGTCGCATTAAATATGTGTGTATTTAAATGATCCCTGAAAACAATTTTTCGTTGCTGTATGTTTATAATGAAAGGAAAAATTATCTTGACATTTTTGTTACAAGAAACATGTTGTTACGTCAAGCCTATAGATACCATGGATAAAAGGTCAAGAATACCCGCTATAATGAATGAGGCAGAAAGCTAGAGGTTTTATGACAGACTCTACCTCATTTTaaatagtacctatttattagAATTATAGATATAAGAACATACAATTCTAGATGGAAAATGTGTCAGGGGCCTTAAATATCTTATGTATTCTGTACTGTATAATTAGTGTTCAAAACTAATTTGGACTTAGTCCTAAaacaagttataataatataagccAACTtctaatttttatcaaaattaatacattttttgtattgtagAAGTTTGAactattttgtatgaaaactgGCATAATCGGCCCACCGCCATTTTGTTCggtcttttaattttaagggAAAATGGTAGGAAACGATTCCctcacggacgaagtcgcgtgcgtcagctagtattatatgtCATTAGATATCTCGGGAAGGTGACATTTTGGAGTACCATTTACCttgcaatttttatttcatctaTGTGTCCTCtacctacacacacacacacatacgaCTTTGATTGTGCACAGcgatttggaaaaaaaatcaaaatggcggcggGTCGTTTATGCCAAAAAGGTTAAAtgtcatataataatatgttaaataataacttaataaaactTGGTAGAAATTGTATGCTTGTTAAATCCGCTAGAGACATTGTTGTTTCAGGTATAATCTTAAGATACAGAattaaaggttttattttacaacacaGTTCTATTATTTAAACCCAATactatcatattatgttaaaaaatgttttttttttcgtgttgagtaagtgccgatggctccatgtgggaccactacggcgtcaccggggggtttgggcgagcgcaaaagcatcgcctgatgagacccgaaggttGATATatagatagaggacggaacggctctctaagggcgtctcctatgagactctgacctcggcttagagggccattcgggaaggtgtaaccgtgacctgagtgaatcagaccggacgcccccgagatcgttaGTTAgtaaacccacgtccgggtgacgttagatatcggggacctcgtcttcgccggcgaagacgctgtgttgcttgtgattgtgttgcccgggaagcattgtcggtcgtcatgtcatcgtctggatcgtaaaggacgtttttaggacgcctctgcttgaagttagcgttcaggttgggagtgtagttgcaggcctcaaccactagttggttgggatggatggcagctctgtcgaaatagttttgagagagctgtttcatgtaactagctattgaaggtaaatctaagtctctatggaggttgttattgcgtacaaaccacggtgcgcccgtgatttgtCGCAGAAACCGGTTTTGCAATGTTTGGAGCGGCTTTAGGGTCGTTTTGGGTAAAAAATGAATGTACGGAGAGACTGGTCTGACAttcctcattttaggaaggttgAAAATTCGTCAGCCCGTGCTTCTACCATAGAACTTTACCATAAAGGTAGTGTTTGCTTTGGGAGTTTGGAAGATTGTAGGTTTCAAGGGTACAGGCCCTTGTGGACTATAGagcgtttttttaaatattttcgatttgtTAGAGAATATAGAGAATCTGTCATCAGTCACCAATTCGCGGCTTTAGTAGAACTTTTAAGTCGTTATTACCACGATGTTGAAGAAAAATGGTATGATgactggagacatgattccGCATGATAGCTTgtagtaaatttataaaaaaattaggtatGTCTGGTTGTCGCAGACTCAGACAGACAGTTGTCTATTTGACATAGTCTAGGTTTAGCTGTCAATTTATAAGCAGAGCAGACAACaaagagtaaccagagtgagtctttacaagtaacgtgtgaagccggtgcaacccataaaaaaaacaaacgtcacgtctccttgacaaccgcttaaacaaacttttttcataatttgtatttcaaaattgaacactaacgacaaataagtaaattaatataatcgtTTGTACCGAATCATAAATCtatgaatataataatgaataaaaaatactccatctaatttctttttaaaaatatttaaaaacatatgacgccatttttcttgaacaGTATTGAacattactgatgcgacggttcgtgcaATCATACAATAACACACAGTAATCTTagggttcgtgtcgtactgactcgagaatgtattacttattgaattttgtatttggagcgactacgacaccgtcgtgttccgtacgctccatctatatattaattattattgattaatctgtggcagacaataaaaaatactatttgtTGATTTTTGAAATGTTGAGAGCCAAAATATTTGCTTGTGGCCAAAAGAAAAAGGATGGCAACCCTGAATGTGGTTGTGTGTTGTTATTGTCAATCTGCCAATTGTCAGTCAGTGTCACTGTCATAAATAAGTCATttggattttgaaattgcacgATGGTTATCGAGTGttgtgtttattaattttattttatcgataatatttttaatatttgccaaaCAGAGCCATTTACTCATTTTCTATACCTACAAAATGAAACCGGATTTTGAGAGTAGTGAAAACAAAGAAGATACAGTAACTGGTGATGTTATCGGAGATACGGCGTACAGCGAAAGATTTGTTCTAAAGTTGTTACTAAAATTCGCTAACTTGGACACGTTAAAGgatgaaatgaaagaaaaaagcttCGAGGAAGACCTTTGCACGCTGTGGGACATGACAGCCGAACGAGATgttgtgttatttttacaaaagcACGACGTTCTAAACTTGTTCTGTTTCGCTTGGCCTATCATTGATTCTCCTCGAATCGTTGAAGTTCTAATAGGAATAATTGGTAATATGTGTTGTCAGAAAGAAGCAGCGGAAGCCCTTTTAAAACTGAACAATTTCCTACCTATGTTGCTAGAGTATGCAAAATCTGAAGACAGTTTGACGATAATACAGTTGCTACGTCTTATAAACTCTGGCTTTTTCCTAGCGGAGGAAAACATAACAATTTGGATCGATATGTTTATTAAAGTCGGATATTCCAATGCTCTATACTTTATATTAAAGAACTCTTCAAACAAAGAGTTGTTAGTAACAGCACTTGAAAACTTTAACACAATATGTTCCTACTGTAACACAGGTATAAACAGGACAAAATTTTTCGGCCATTTCGTCTGTTCCGAGGCAATCACATCCCTGGCGGCAGCATTCACAGAGATTGCAGTTAAACAGAAAAATTGTTGCGACAGAGATGAATTAGAAAGGGTGTTAATAATAAGTTTACAAATCACACTAAATTTAGTTGGATTTGATAAATCGTATGAAGTACTCAGTGATAATAAATCAGATGTTGTCAATATCATATCTATAGTTTTCTCATATTATGAAAACAAGTTTGTCAATCAGAAAGAAATTGATATGGatttagttgatattatagattCTGCGAGCACAATAGTAAGAGTTTTACAAATTGGAGAACTGTGTGATTATGAGCAGTATTGCCTACAGAGCTATAGTATGTGGAAGACTTTAAGTTCTATAGCTAGGTTTGACCAAAACGGAGGCTCGAGCTTTGAAAATGATGACAAA
Proteins encoded:
- the LOC112048893 gene encoding la protein homolog, whose product is MTEEKEVLTESKEQENNEKENDTEELTDVESGIIRQVEYYFGDLNLPRDKFLREQVKLDDGWIPLDILIKFNRLAKLSTDIEVIANAINKSTTGLLEISDDNKKVRRNPEMAIPEMNEERRKELTSRTIYAKGFPKHHSLDEILKFFKQFEEVENIIMRRYLDRQTKKKLFKGSVFATFKTKEQAEKFLNTKDLKYEEQDLLVLWQDAYVVQKQEEYAARKDNKDKKKKNQDKEQTEKKEEFKLPKGTVMHFSQGHDKMTREDIKEALKPFEGTVAYVDFKVGDSEGWVRMAQENFAKEIMEKIPDGKIKIGESEVVFRLLEGEEETAYLDKSIEEMSKRRKNTKQFKHNNKGKNFKGKQNRKRKQDQSDDAPPAKVKADS
- the LOC112048894 gene encoding uncharacterized protein LOC112048894 codes for the protein MKPDFESSENKEDTVTGDVIGDTAYSERFVLKLLLKFANLDTLKDEMKEKSFEEDLCTLWDMTAERDVVLFLQKHDVLNLFCFAWPIIDSPRIVEVLIGIIGNMCCQKEAAEALLKLNNFLPMLLEYAKSEDSLTIIQLLRLINSGFFLAEENITIWIDMFIKVGYSNALYFILKNSSNKELLVTALENFNTICSYCNTGINRTKFFGHFVCSEAITSLAAAFTEIAVKQKNCCDRDELERVLIISLQITLNLVGFDKSYEVLSDNKSDVVNIISIVFSYYENKFVNQKEIDMDLVDIIDSASTIVRVLQIGELCDYEQYCLQSYSMWKTLSSIARFDQNGGSSFENDDKEELQAFSKKMKTSLSVLIFNYLDNCSDENLLKALDLINSNYEDILDLVNDKSLVNAVSNRAANYRTRLKETVNC